Genomic window (Zonotrichia albicollis isolate bZonAlb1 chromosome 11, bZonAlb1.hap1, whole genome shotgun sequence):
CGGAACCGTGGCGAGGACGGACGGGGAGGAGCTCAGTTGTGCTTGGCCCGCCCTCCCCGCAGGTAACTCTTCCACCTCTTGACGAACTCCCTGAAGACGGGCGCGTCGTCGAtggagcccagcagctgcagctggttgATGTGCGTGGTGTGGTAGTCCCAGCGCGCCAGGTTGGGCGCCGTGCCCAGCATGAAGTGCCGCAGGTCGTAGATGGTGCCCGAGCCGGTGTCGAAGAGCGGCAGCATGGCCTTGAGCGACTCCATGCCGCGCTCGTAGAGCAGCCGCGCCTCCTTGCCCAGCTTCTCCCCGGCCGTCTCCTTCAGGTCGTAGAGGCCGATCAGGGAGTACATGAAGCCGTTGAGCACGAAGGAGCTGGGCGTGGTGGGGTACTCCTCGTACCAGTCGTGCCGGTTCATGAACACCGCCTTGACGCCGCGCTGCTCCGCCGGCAGCTTGAAGGGCGCCGTGGCCCGCAGCGCCGCGCCCAGGAACGCCGGCTCCTTGGTCAGCTGGTAGGCCCTGACCAGCGTGGACATGGCCTGGCCCTGCGCCATGGCCGAGTACCAGCCGGGATCCAGGGACCTGAAGCCTTCCCCCAGCTTCCTGGTGACCATGATGGGCCAGCCGCCGCGCTCGTCCTGGTTGCGCAGCAGCCAGCGGCTGGCGGCGAAGAAGGCGGCCATGTGGGCCGTGGCCGAGATGGTGACGTTGTCCAGGAAGCCGCGGCCCTTGGCCACCAAGCGCAGCACCCTCTTGGGCATGATCTTGGTCTGCTTCACCGCCTTGGTGTTGGAGAGCCCCACGCCCTTGCGCAGGTCCGTCAGCAGGTCCCGCGTGAGCGTGCTCCAGCTGCTGCGCGCCCCGATGCCGTAgaagatgtccctgtccctgagggcgATGAGCTGCGTGCTGGACACGTAGTGCACGGTGAAGAGCTGGTTCCTCTCCGTGGTCTCCAGCACCACGGACACGCTGCCGTTGCTCAGCAGCTTCAGGTCGAAGGAGATGATGAAATCCCGGCCGTTGTTGAGCTCCAGGGAGACGCCCTCGGAGCTCTCTGCAAAAAAAGCAACCCCGGAAAAGGCTCGCTCAGCACGGAAAGATTCCCGCTTccaaagggctggagaggaTTCCAGAGGCCATCCCCGCTCCCGGGAGGGATTCCAGAGCTTTTAGAGCAGCCCTTCAATAATTCAACGTTTCTGGGCTGTTTCACCTGATTGGATTGGGAATGAAGGATGAGGAATGAAATGGATGGGGAATGGAGGGCTGGGAACAAaaaggaaggagaatggagaatTGGGAATGAAGGATAAAGAATGAAAAGGATGGGGAATGAAGGACTGGGAATGATGGAAAAGGAATGAAATGGATGGGGAATGGAGGGCTGGGAACAAaaaggaaggagaatggagaatTAGGAATGAAAAGGATGGAGAATGGAGGACTGGGAATGAAGGATAAAGAATGAAAAGGATGGGGAATGAAGGACTGGGAATGAAGGATAAAGAATGAAAAGGATGGGGAATGGAGGACTGGGAATGAAAAGGATGGGGAATGGAGGACTGGGAATGAAGAATTGGGAAGGAAGGACTGAGAATGAAGGATTGGGAACAAAGGATTGGGAAGAAAAAGGATGCAGAATGAAAAGGATGAAGAGTGAAGAGGACAGGAAATGAAGCATAAGGAATGAAAAGGATTGGGAATGAATGACTGGGAATGAAAGACTGGAATGGAAGACTGAGAATGAAGGACTAGAAATTAAAAGGGTGGGGAACAAGAGATTGGCAGTGAAGGACTGGGAATGAAAAGGATTGGGAATGAAGGACTGGAATCAAGCACTGGGAACAAAggccaaacaaaaccccacaattcCCAACAATTCCCACTCCCTGCTCCACCACCCACCTGGGCAGGAGAACTGCTTGACGCCGCTGAGCCGGCTCTTGTCCCAGACGGTGGAGAGGGAGCAGCCCTTGGGCACCGTCCACTCCCCGCTCCCGCTGCCGTCCCCGGCCGTCTCGTACACCTCCACGTGCGGCGCCTTCTCCGTCAGGTTCTTGCTGTAGTGGCTCAGCCCGTACTGGGCGATCTGGATGGGGTAGAAGTAGCCCTGAGGGCCCCACTGCGTGGAGAGAGGGACTCCTGCCCGGAAAAAAACACATGGAAAAAGCGTTGGAATGAGGGGAAAAGTGGAAAAGTCCTCCCCTGCACCCCAGAATTCCGGGAGCTCCATCAATGCTGTTGGAGGTTAGAGGCAAGGAGGAGGTTGGGCCCTTTCCAATAAAATCCAGAATTCCGTGGTTTTAGCTGGCAGAGGAATTCCTGGCGTGGTCTTCCCAACTTTTATGGGATTGTGGAATGGGTTGGGTGCAAGGGAACCTCAATCCCACCCCATTCCACCCCTACCAAGGGTAGGCCCACTTCCAcaatcccagggtgctccaagctgGCATTGGACATTCccgggatccaggggcagccacggcttctctgggaattccagcccagacaggaattccttcccgaaatCCCATCcacccctgccctctggcagtgggagccattccctgcgTCCTGTTCCACCCAACTCATCCCTGATGATCCCAAGGCCAGAGGTGCCACCACTAAAccccattcccacattcccagcaCCAAATCCAGGTCACTTCACACTTCCAACACATTTTAAGGAGGACTTCCAGCAGATTTTCAGGatcatcccaatcccaaaaaaCCTTCTACTCTGCTGATGCCCTTGACCCTGTCACAGACCTTGCCAGTACCActcccattcccacattcctACCAGAACATCCAGGTCACTCTGTACTTCCAGCACATTTTAAGGatcatcccaatcccaaaaacTGCTGGGAAtcctctgctttcccagcaaaACCCACGCTGCACACCACTGATGCACCTGACCCTGCCACAGACCTTGACGGTGCCAcccccattcccacattcccagcaCCAAATCCAGGTCACTTCGCACTTCCAGCACATTTTAAGGAACACTTCCAGCACATTTTCAGGAGCACTTTCAGGATACCTTCAGGCTCGTCCCAATCTCAAAAATTCCTGGGAATCCTCTGCCTCCCACCTTCCACACCACTGATGCTCTTGACCCTACCACCACTCCCACATTCCCACCAGAACACCCAGGTCACTCTGCACTTCCAGCACATTTTACGAAGCACTTCAAGCACATTTCACAGAGCACTTTTAGGAGATTTTAAGGATCATcccaaccccaaaaattcccaggaATGTCCAGGCCCTTACCCTCCACACCGCTGACGCACTTGTCCCTATCACCATTCCTACATTCCCACCAGAACACCCAGGTCACTCTGCACTTCTAGCACATTTTATGGAGCACTTCCAAGAGAATTTAGGGCTCATCCCAACGCCAGAAATTCCCCACGGGGAACGCCCAGTCCCTCACCCTCTACACCGATGCCCTTGACCGTGACATCCCCCCCATTGCCATCCAGGTCATTTCGCACTTCCAGCACATTTTCAGGAGCACTTCCAGCACATTTTCAGGAGCACTTCCAGGAGATTTTCATCCCAACCCCAAAGATTCTCCATGGGGAACACCCAGTCCCTCACCCTCCATGCCACTGACACACTTGTCCCTATCACCATTCCTACATTCCCACCGGAACATCCAGGTCATTTCACACTTCCAGCACATTTTAGGGAGCACTTCAGCACATTTCACGGAGCACTTCCAGGAGATTTTAAGGATCATCCCAACCCCAAAGACCCCAGTCCCTCACCCTCCATGTCACTGACGCACTTGTCCCTATCACTGTTCCTACATTCCCACCGGAACATCCAGGTCATTTTGCACTTCCGGCACATTTCACAGAGCACTTCCAGGAGATGTCATGGCTCATCCCAACCCCAAAGACCCCAGTCCCTCACCCTCTACACCACTGATGCACTTGACCGTGACAtcccccccattcccatccAGGTCATTTTGCACTTCCAGCACATTTTACGGAGCATTTCCAGCACATTTCACAGAGCACTTCCAGGAGATTTCACGGAGCACTTCCAGGAGATTTTAAGGATCATCCCAACCCCAAAGACCCCAGTCCCTCACCCTCCATGCCACTGACGCACTTGTCCCCTATCACCATTCCTACATTCCCACCGGAACATCCAGGTCATTTCACACTTCCAGCACATTTAGGGAGCACTTCCAGCACATTTCATGGAGCACTTCCAGGAGATTTTAAGGATCATCCCAACCCCAAAGATCNNNNNNNNNNNNNNNNNNNNNNNNNNNNNNNNNNNNNNNNNNNNNNNNNNNNNNNNNNNNNNNNNNNNNNNNNNNNNNNNNNNNNNNNNNNNNNNNNNNNNNNNNNNNNNNNNNNNNNNNNNNNNNNNNNNNNNNNNNNNNNNNNNNNNNNNNNNNNNNNNNNNNNNNNNNNNNNNNNNNNNNNNNNNNNNNNNNNNNNNAATCCGTGCTCTCCAAATCCCAATTCCCTGctagcacagcccagcccctccatcGAGCTCCCCCGGATTGATCCGGCATCAGCTTTTCCATGGATCAGCATTTGTTCCAGCCACCACATCTGCCCTTCCAAGGCGGCAGAGGACACTGAGAATTCCCACCGGGAATATCCCGGCGTTCCAACCTCCCAGCCATGGAGAACTTCTGTAGGACACCATTTGTTTAATCCTGACAGGGAACAGTTGGAATTTCCTCTCTGGAATCTGGGTTTGGCTCCATTTCCTTTGGATATTCCCATTCCTTTGGATATGGATTCCTTCTCATTCCTTCGGATCCTGGCTCCATCATTTTGCCATGGGATCATCCCAGGACCATCCTCCTTTCAACATTGTTTTTCGGGAAAAGTTCCAACAGTTTCAAATCCCTCTTCCCAAAATAACCACGCCCCCAGATCCCAGCAATTCCTTAATTTGGGACTTGGGAGCAACCTCTGGAATGGGTGGGAGTTGGGAGCTCCTGATCCAAAGTTAAATTCTCCAGCCCCTCCCCTGACCAGAATTCCCACTTGGATATTCCCACCTGGCTATTCCCAAGGATTCCCATTTTCACGGCAAAGGAATCTCTTTCTTGCCCCTTCTGTTCCCATCCTGACTcccatcccttctccctcaaatCCCGCTTCCCTCAGCTTCCTGGGAGAGTTATCCAGGCTGAGGGAGAACaattcccaaaatttgggatgcTTTTCCCTTGCCAAGGCACGGAGACCAAATCAGACTCCACAGCACAGAGGAATTATCC
Coding sequences:
- the GLCE gene encoding D-glucuronyl C5-epimerase (The sequence of the model RefSeq protein was modified relative to this genomic sequence to represent the inferred CDS: added 318 bases not found in genome assembly), whose product is MPGSAGRAAGPRYEEIDCVINEEQTVKGRREGSEVFLPFSWVEKYFQVYGRIAQAEGGERFEFSHSYSKVYAQRAPYRPDGVFMSFEGYNVELRDRVKCISGVEGVPLSTQWGPQGYFYPIQIAQYGLSHYSKNLTEKAPHVEVYETAGDGSGSGEWTVPKGCSLSTVWDKSRLSGVKQFSCPESSEGVSLELNNGRDFIISFDLKLLSNGSVSVVLETTERNQLFTVHYVSSTQLIALRDRDIFYGIGARSSWSTLTRDLLTDLRKGVGLSNTKAVKQTKIMPKRVLRLVAKGRGFLDNVTISATAHMAAFFAASRWLLRNQDERGGWPIMVTRKLGEGFRSLDPGWYSAMAQGQAMSTLVRAYQLTKEPAFLGAALRATAPFKLPAEQRGVKAVFMNRHDWYEEYPTTPSSFVLNGFMYSLIGLYDLKETAGEKLGKEARLLYERGMESLKAMLPLFDTGSGTIYDLRHFMLGTAPNLARWDYHTTHINQLQLLGSIDDAPVFREFVKRWKSYLRGGRAKHN